The following coding sequences are from one Syngnathus acus chromosome 12, fSynAcu1.2, whole genome shotgun sequence window:
- the ddx54 gene encoding ATP-dependent RNA helicase DDX54: MAQKKKLTKKKKPPAGKELDADSDVGVFEVDVQLKDDDSPRGKLLPFPAPSDCLSDVEPDTRKLVRAQNKKKKKSGGFQSMGLSYPVYKGVMKKGYKVPTPIQRKTVPVILDGKDVVAMARTGSGKTAAFLVPMFEKLKAPQAQTGARALILTPTRELALQTMKFTKELGKFTKLKTTLILGGDSLEEQFAALHENPDIIIGTPGRLMHVVQEMNLKLNHVEYVVFDEADRLFEMGFAEQLQEIIRRLPDIRQTLLFSATLPKLLVEFARAGLTEPVLIRLDVDSKISDQITLSFFHLRVDDKPALLLHLLRNVVKPQEQTVVFAATKHHVEYIKELLSLEGLDCAYIYSALDQTARKINIGKFVHRKAMVLVVTDVAARGIDIPLLDNVINYNFPSKSKLFLHRVGRVGRAGRSGTTYSMVCPDEVPFVYDLHLFLGRPVQLATLEQSADLDGIFGRVPQSILDDAVVSLITAHENSLDLQNLHHVSENAYKQYLKSRPNPSPESIRRVKNLDLSYMAVHPLLRSGLEKSELERLNMVDAIKGYRSKSTIFEINPRSKTLATEVMRAKRSKDSRLVDRFSKHRESLAAERLLHNPVSVPAGEDAADSGEDDALQEVFSEVVGGKRKSHQVGGEERPKKKRNKRVAVKDEEYYIPYRPKDFNSERGLSLSGDGNTFETQASSAVLDLMGDEGERLNQHKKIMKWDRKRKRFVTETGKDDQKNRIKLEGGQTIHKKKNRKNFYEEWKKKYKIDDGTAGSDGEGGGGGGGGGGRRPPKGHGRSSTGSQFLANGSRVRSELKTSQQILKERKKQQKHHFLQSGGLKNIRAKNKKWVGDVKKSGFGRGSQKKGKMRKRM, encoded by the exons ATGGCtcagaagaagaagctgaccaagaagaagaaacccCCGGCTGGCAAAGAACTGGACGCCGACTCTGACGTCGGAGTCTTCGAAGTGGATGTCCAACTCAAAGACGATGATTCC CCCAGGGGCAAGCTGTTGCCCTTCCCCGCCCCTTCAGACTGCCTGTCTGATGTGGAACCGGACACCAGGAAGCTGGTCCGAGCCcagaacaagaagaagaaaaagtctgGAGGATTTCAGTCCATGG GCCTGTCTTACCCCGTCTACAAGGGCGTCATGAAGAAAGGCTACAAGGTGCCGACCCCAATCCAAAGAAAG ACAGTCCCAGTCATTCTGGACGGCAAAGATGTCGTCGCCATGGCTCGGACAGGCAGCGGCAAGACGGCCGCTTTCCTGGTGCCCATGTTTGAGAAGCTGAAGGCGCCGCAAGCCCAGACGGGTGCCAGGGCCCTCATCCTTACCCCCACCAGAGAGCTGGCTCTGCAGACCATGAAGTTCACAAAAGAG TTGGGGAAATTCACAAAACTGAAGACAACGCTGATCCTTGGTGGAGACAG TTTGGAGGAGCAGTTTGCTGCGCTTCACGAGAACCCTGACAT AATCATCGGTACCCCCGGCCGTCTCATGCACGTCGTCCAGGAAATGAATCTGAAGTTGAATCACGTTGAGTACGTGGTGTTCGACGAGGCCGACAG GTTGTTTGAGATGGGCTTTGCCGAGCAGCTCCAGGAGATCATCAGACGGCTTCCTGACATCAGACAGACGTTGTTGTTCTCTGCCACGCTGCCCAAATTGCTGGTGGAGTTTGCCAGAGCCG GGTTGACAGAACCAGTGCTGATTCGTTTGGATGTGGACTCCAAGATCAGTGACCAGATCACg CTTTCCTTCTTCCACTTGCGAGTGGATGACAAGCCGGCGCtgctgctccacctcctgagGAACGTGGTCAAGCCTCAGGAGCAGACGGTGGTTTTTGCCGCCACCAAACATCACGTGGAGTACATCAAGGAG TTGTTGTCGTTAGAAGGGCTGGACTGCGCTTACATCTACAGCGCCCTGGATCAGACGGCCAGGAAGATCAACATCGGGAAGTTCGTACACCGCAAGGCCATGGTGCTCGTTGTGACGGACGTGGCCGCTCGCGGTATCGACATCCCGCTGCTGGATAATGTCATCAACTACAACTTTCCCTCCAAGTCAAAGCTGTTCTTGCACAGAGTCG GTCGTGTGGGCAGAGCGGGGCGCAGCGGAACGACCTACAGTATGGTGTGTCCGGACGAGGTGCCTTTTGTTTATGACCTTCACCTTTTCCTGGGAAGACCCGTACAGTTGGCCACCCTAGAGCAGTCGGCAG atttagATGGCATTTTCGGTCGCGTGCCTCAGAGCATCCTGGATGACGCAGTCGTCAGCCTGATCACGGCGCACGAGAACTCCCTGGACCTGCAGAACCTGCACCACGTCTCGGAGAACGCCTACAAGCAGTACCTCAAATCCCGGCCCAACCCCTCGCCGGAGTCCATCAGACGAGTGAAGAACCTGGACCTGAGCTACATGGCCGTCCATCCTTTGCTGA gGTCCGGATTGGAGAAAAGTGAGCTGGAACGTCTTAACATGGTTGACGCCATCAAGGGCTACAGATCCAAATCT ACCATCTTTGAAATCAACCCCAGGAGCAAGACGCTCGCCACTGAGGTGATGCGAGCCAAGCGCTCCAAAGACTCACGGCTGGTGGACAGATTCAGCAAGCACAGAGAAAGTCTGGCTGCGGAGAGGCTCCTTCATAACCCCGTCAGTGTCCCAGCCGGAGAAGACGCTGCCGACTCAGGCGAGGATGACGCGTTACAG GAGGTTTTCTCCGAGGTGGTTGGTGGGAAAAGGAAGAGTCATCAGGTCGGAGGAGAAGAGCGTCCAAAGAAAAAGCGAAACAAACGTGTGGCGGTCAAAGATGAGGAGTACTACATTCCTTACAGACCCAAAGACTTCAACTCGGAGAGAGG GTTAAGTTTGAGCGGAGACGGCAACACCTTTGAAACGCAAGCCTCCTCCGCCGTCCTCGACCTCATGGGAGACGAAGGAGAACGACTCAACCAGCACAAGAAGATCATGAAATG GGACCGGAAGAGGAAGCGCTTCGTAACAGAAACAGGCAAAGATGACCAAAAGAACAGGATTAAACTCGAGGGGGGTCAAACCATccacaagaagaagaacagGAAAAACTT TTACGAGGAGTGGAAGAAGAAGTACAAAATTGATGACGGAACCGCGGGCTCGGATGGGgaaggaggcggaggaggaggaggaggaggagggaggaggccACCGAAAG GTCACGGTCGCAGTTCTACGGGTTCCCAGTTCCTGGCCAACGGTAGCAGGGTGCGCTCGGAGCTCAAAACCAGCCAGCAGATCCTGAAGGAGCGCAAGAAGCAACAGAAGCATCACTTCCTACAGAGTGGAGGCCTGAAGAACATACGCGCCAAGAACAAGAAATGGGTGGGAGACGTTAAGAAGTCCGGCTTCGGTCGAGGCAGCCAAAAGAAGGGcaagatgaggaagaggatgtgA
- the tbx5a gene encoding T-box transcription factor TBX5-A isoform X2 yields MADPEETFSLQASPGAGSDSREVPSEDKAEKPNGTSGKSPSSQTTYIQQGMEGIKVYLHERELWVKFHEVGTEMIITKAGRRMFPSFKVKVTGLNPKTKYILLMDVVPADDHRYKFADNKWSVTGKAEPAMPGRLYVHPDSPATGAHWMRQLVSFQKLKLTNNHLDPFGHIILNSMHKYQPRIHIVKADENNGFGSKNTAFCTHVFPETAFIAVTSYQNHKITQLKIENNPFAKGFRGSDDMELHRMSRMQSTKDYPVVPRSTVRQRVSSSQSPFSGEVQGLATPSTLSSQYSQCENGVTSTSQDLLPQSGSYPLPHEHGQDYHCIKRKAAEDDCHSGEHSYKKAYLEGSSSEDDHYYRPVGYAQSLGLAAGPYRSESSQRQACMYAGPSQGAESVPSLEDISCNTWAGVSPYGSCSVATMQPVERLPYQHFSAHFASGSLVSRLGGVASHSSPQLADGHHAAMYQSSVTHQTLGRQCSPGAGIQSPSAGLQGNEYLYTHGIPRTLSPHQYHAVHSVSIMPEWNDNS; encoded by the exons ATGGCCGACCCAGAAGAGACTTTCAGCCTGCAAGCCTCTCCGGGTGCCGGTTCGGATTCGAGGGAGGTTCCGAGCGAAGATAAAGCCGAGAAGCCCAACGGGACGTCCGGCAAGTCGCCGTCCTCGCAAACTACCTACATCCAACAG gGTATGGAGGGTATAAAAGTCTACCTGCACGAGAGGGAACTGTGGGTGAAATTCCACGAGGTGGGCACCGAAATGATCATCACCAAAGCGGGCAG GCGAATGTTCCCGAGCTTTAAAGTGAAAGTCACCGGCCTGAACCCCAAAACTAAATATATCCTGTTGATGGATGTAGTGCCCGCAGATGATCATCGATACAAGTTTGCTGATAATAAatg GTCGGTGACAGGCAAAGCCGAGCCCGCCATGCCCGGGAGGCTGTACGTGCACCCGGACTCTCCGGCTACGGGCGCCCACTGGATGCGGCAGCTGGTCTCGTTCCAGAAGCTCAAGCTGACCAACAACCACCTGGACCCGTTCGGACAC atcATCCTGAACTCGATGCACAAGTACCAGCCCAGAATCCACATCGTCAAGGCTGACGAGAACAACGGTTTTGGGTCCAAGAACACGGCCTTCTGCACGCACGTCTTCCCCGAGACGGCCTTCATTGCCGTCACGTCCTACCAGAACCACAAG ATAACGCAGCTTAAAATTGAGAACAACCCATTTGCAAAAGGTTTTCGAGGAAGTGATGACATGGAACTGCACCGGATGTCCAGAATGCAAAG CACCAAGGATTACCCGGTGGTCCCTCGCAGCACGGTGCGCCAGCGAGTGAGCTCCAGCCAGAGTCCGTTCAGCGGGGAAGTCCAAGGCCTGGCCACCCCGAGCACTTTGAGCTCCCAGTACTCCCAGTGCGAGAACGGGGTGACCAGTACTTCGCAGGACTTGCTGCCCCAGTCGGGCTCCTATCCGCTCCCACACGAACACGGCCAGGACTACCACTGCATCAAGAGGAAAG CAGCGGAGGACGACTGCCACTCGGGCGAGCACAGCTACAAGAAAGCCTACTTGGAAGGCTCCTCCAGCGAGGACGACCATTACTACCGGCCGGTGGGCTACGCGCAGAGCCTGGGCCTGGCAGCCGGGCCCTATCGAAGCGAGTCCAGCCAGCGGCAGGCCTGCATGTACGCCGGCCCCTCGCAGGGTGCCGAGTCCGTTCCCAGCTTGGAGGACATCAGCTGCAACACCTGGGCCGGCGTGTCGCCCTACGGGAGCTGCTCGGTGGCCACCATGCAGCCCGTGGAGCGACTGCCCTACCAGCACTTCTCGGCTCACTTTGCGTCCGGCTCTCTGGTGTCCAGACTCGGCGGGGTGGCGAGCCACTCCTCGCCTCAGCTGGCCGACGGTCACCACGCCGCCATGTACCAGAGCTCCGTGACGCACCAGACTCTGGGCCGCCAGTGCAGCCCCGGCGCCGGGATCCAGTCGCCCAGCGCCGGCCTGCAGGGGAACGAGTACCTCTACACGCACGGCATACCGCGCACGCTATCGCCTCACCAGTACCACGCCGTTCACAGTGTCAGTATCATGCCTGAGTGGAACGACAACAGCTAG
- the tbx5a gene encoding T-box transcription factor TBX5-A isoform X1: protein MADPEETFSLQASPGAGSDSREVPSEDKAEKPNGTSGKSPSSQTTYIQQGMEGIKVYLHERELWVKFHEVGTEMIITKAGRRMFPSFKVKVTGLNPKTKYILLMDVVPADDHRYKFADNKWSVTGKAEPAMPGRLYVHPDSPATGAHWMRQLVSFQKLKLTNNHLDPFGHIILNSMHKYQPRIHIVKADENNGFGSKNTAFCTHVFPETAFIAVTSYQNHKITQLKIENNPFAKGFRGSDDMELHRMSRMQSTKDYPVVPRSTVRQRVSSSQSPFSGEVQGLATPSTLSSQYSQCENGVTSTSQDLLPQSGSYPLPHEHGQDYHCIKRKAAAEDDCHSGEHSYKKAYLEGSSSEDDHYYRPVGYAQSLGLAAGPYRSESSQRQACMYAGPSQGAESVPSLEDISCNTWAGVSPYGSCSVATMQPVERLPYQHFSAHFASGSLVSRLGGVASHSSPQLADGHHAAMYQSSVTHQTLGRQCSPGAGIQSPSAGLQGNEYLYTHGIPRTLSPHQYHAVHSVSIMPEWNDNS from the exons ATGGCCGACCCAGAAGAGACTTTCAGCCTGCAAGCCTCTCCGGGTGCCGGTTCGGATTCGAGGGAGGTTCCGAGCGAAGATAAAGCCGAGAAGCCCAACGGGACGTCCGGCAAGTCGCCGTCCTCGCAAACTACCTACATCCAACAG gGTATGGAGGGTATAAAAGTCTACCTGCACGAGAGGGAACTGTGGGTGAAATTCCACGAGGTGGGCACCGAAATGATCATCACCAAAGCGGGCAG GCGAATGTTCCCGAGCTTTAAAGTGAAAGTCACCGGCCTGAACCCCAAAACTAAATATATCCTGTTGATGGATGTAGTGCCCGCAGATGATCATCGATACAAGTTTGCTGATAATAAatg GTCGGTGACAGGCAAAGCCGAGCCCGCCATGCCCGGGAGGCTGTACGTGCACCCGGACTCTCCGGCTACGGGCGCCCACTGGATGCGGCAGCTGGTCTCGTTCCAGAAGCTCAAGCTGACCAACAACCACCTGGACCCGTTCGGACAC atcATCCTGAACTCGATGCACAAGTACCAGCCCAGAATCCACATCGTCAAGGCTGACGAGAACAACGGTTTTGGGTCCAAGAACACGGCCTTCTGCACGCACGTCTTCCCCGAGACGGCCTTCATTGCCGTCACGTCCTACCAGAACCACAAG ATAACGCAGCTTAAAATTGAGAACAACCCATTTGCAAAAGGTTTTCGAGGAAGTGATGACATGGAACTGCACCGGATGTCCAGAATGCAAAG CACCAAGGATTACCCGGTGGTCCCTCGCAGCACGGTGCGCCAGCGAGTGAGCTCCAGCCAGAGTCCGTTCAGCGGGGAAGTCCAAGGCCTGGCCACCCCGAGCACTTTGAGCTCCCAGTACTCCCAGTGCGAGAACGGGGTGACCAGTACTTCGCAGGACTTGCTGCCCCAGTCGGGCTCCTATCCGCTCCCACACGAACACGGCCAGGACTACCACTGCATCAAGAGGAAAG CAGCAGCGGAGGACGACTGCCACTCGGGCGAGCACAGCTACAAGAAAGCCTACTTGGAAGGCTCCTCCAGCGAGGACGACCATTACTACCGGCCGGTGGGCTACGCGCAGAGCCTGGGCCTGGCAGCCGGGCCCTATCGAAGCGAGTCCAGCCAGCGGCAGGCCTGCATGTACGCCGGCCCCTCGCAGGGTGCCGAGTCCGTTCCCAGCTTGGAGGACATCAGCTGCAACACCTGGGCCGGCGTGTCGCCCTACGGGAGCTGCTCGGTGGCCACCATGCAGCCCGTGGAGCGACTGCCCTACCAGCACTTCTCGGCTCACTTTGCGTCCGGCTCTCTGGTGTCCAGACTCGGCGGGGTGGCGAGCCACTCCTCGCCTCAGCTGGCCGACGGTCACCACGCCGCCATGTACCAGAGCTCCGTGACGCACCAGACTCTGGGCCGCCAGTGCAGCCCCGGCGCCGGGATCCAGTCGCCCAGCGCCGGCCTGCAGGGGAACGAGTACCTCTACACGCACGGCATACCGCGCACGCTATCGCCTCACCAGTACCACGCCGTTCACAGTGTCAGTATCATGCCTGAGTGGAACGACAACAGCTAG